A window of the Polaribacter sp. HaHaR_3_91 genome harbors these coding sequences:
- a CDS encoding SusC/RagA family TonB-linked outer membrane protein translates to MKKFKLLLIGILLTSTFSVFAQQTVKGVVKDKTSGDPLPGVSVVIKGTTRGMQTDFDGIFTLDKVQTGNVLVFRYLGFSDKEVTIGTDFNLSVVLEESLESLDEIVVVGYGSVRKEDLTGTTDLLTSKDFNKGPIVSAQSLISGKVAGVNVIGGSGAPGDGQTINIRGTGSLSLKSQPLYVIDGIPLDNGGVGGSRNPLNFINPNDIETFVVLKDASSTAIYGSRAANGVILITTKKGKDSEFKFNVSSQTTVYTLRDKVDVLSANQFRSLINDIGTPNQVALLGTAETDWQEEIYTTAIGQDHNFSALGKIYGIPMRASLGYSEHEGILKGDNLQRTTASMNLSPTLFDEHLKIDFNVKGMYTENEFADRGAIGGAVSFDPTQSPYDSNSQYRGYFAWLDAGTGNQNNLAPTNPLALLDLIDDSAEIRRFVGNVKFDYKIHGLEDITATVNLGYDTSNSHGRKVTSEFIPTSDATFNGSLSRFTQNSDNKVLDAYLTYAKTFNEKHNFTAVAGYAYQSFEYDNYSYDSEAEEDGNTYEFVDKSKNVLLSYFSRANYDYKGKYYLTATVRADASSKLNPDDRWGFFPSFAAAWSIHKEDFMEDSFFNELKLRVGYGEIGNINGLGDYQFLTRYQGSTDTANYQFGNSFYQTFRPEPINTDLRWEVGRTLNLGVDFAFLDRRITGSVNAYLKETNDLIASSIVDPFTNFGNRINANIGNMENRGLEFNLNTTPIRTDNFEWTVDYNISLNDNKITKLSADQPQGGISTGVGNNVQVHREGETANSFLVFQQVYGANGKPLEGVFVDRNNDNMINDDDKYINEDPFGDVLMGFNTGASYKNWDVSIQTRASFGNYMYNDVAANKGVEKNATNNSILSNLHADYYNSGFTVINDRTALSDHFVQDASFFKIDNISLGYTLDKIENTTFRFYGSLQNVLTITDYDGLDPEINLGIDNDFYPRPRSFVLGVNVNF, encoded by the coding sequence ATGAAAAAATTTAAATTATTGTTAATTGGAATTCTTTTAACATCAACTTTTAGCGTGTTTGCACAACAAACAGTTAAGGGTGTTGTAAAAGATAAAACATCTGGCGATCCTTTGCCTGGTGTTAGTGTAGTTATTAAAGGTACTACTAGAGGTATGCAAACCGATTTTGATGGGATTTTCACTCTAGATAAGGTACAAACAGGAAACGTACTTGTCTTTAGATATTTAGGTTTTTCAGACAAGGAGGTTACAATAGGTACAGATTTTAACCTTTCTGTAGTATTAGAAGAATCTTTAGAATCTCTAGATGAAATTGTAGTAGTAGGTTACGGTTCGGTAAGAAAAGAAGATCTAACAGGTACAACAGATTTATTAACAAGTAAAGATTTTAACAAAGGACCTATTGTATCTGCACAATCACTTATTAGTGGTAAAGTTGCAGGTGTAAATGTAATTGGAGGTTCTGGTGCTCCAGGAGATGGACAAACCATTAACATTCGTGGTACGGGTTCTTTATCTTTAAAAAGCCAACCATTATATGTTATAGATGGTATCCCATTAGACAATGGTGGTGTTGGTGGATCTAGAAATCCATTAAACTTTATAAATCCTAATGATATTGAAACATTTGTAGTTTTAAAAGATGCGTCTTCTACTGCTATTTATGGTTCTAGAGCTGCAAACGGGGTAATTTTAATTACTACTAAAAAAGGGAAAGACAGTGAGTTTAAGTTTAACGTAAGCTCTCAAACAACTGTTTATACATTAAGAGATAAAGTAGATGTTTTATCTGCAAATCAATTTAGAAGCTTAATAAATGATATTGGTACACCTAATCAAGTTGCTTTATTAGGTACTGCTGAAACAGATTGGCAAGAAGAAATCTATACAACTGCTATAGGACAAGATCATAACTTTAGTGCATTAGGTAAAATTTATGGAATACCAATGAGAGCTTCTTTAGGATATTCTGAACATGAAGGAATCTTAAAAGGAGATAACTTACAACGTACTACTGCTTCTATGAACTTATCTCCTACTCTATTTGATGAACATTTAAAGATAGATTTTAATGTAAAAGGAATGTACACAGAAAATGAATTTGCAGATAGAGGTGCAATTGGTGGAGCTGTATCTTTTGATCCTACACAATCTCCTTATGATTCAAATTCTCAATACCGTGGTTACTTTGCATGGTTAGACGCTGGTACCGGAAACCAAAACAACTTAGCACCAACAAACCCTTTAGCTTTATTAGACTTAATAGATGATTCTGCAGAAATTAGACGTTTTGTAGGTAATGTAAAGTTTGATTATAAAATTCATGGTTTAGAAGATATAACTGCAACAGTTAACTTAGGGTATGATACTTCTAACAGTCATGGTAGAAAAGTTACTTCAGAATTTATTCCAACTTCAGATGCAACTTTTAATGGTTCTTTATCAAGATTTACTCAAAATTCAGACAACAAAGTTTTAGACGCTTACTTAACGTACGCAAAAACTTTTAATGAAAAGCATAACTTCACAGCAGTTGCTGGTTATGCATATCAGTCTTTTGAATATGATAACTATAGTTATGATAGTGAAGCAGAAGAAGATGGTAATACCTATGAATTTGTAGATAAATCTAAAAATGTGTTATTATCATATTTCAGTCGTGCTAATTACGATTATAAAGGTAAATACTATTTAACAGCAACAGTAAGAGCGGATGCTTCATCTAAATTAAACCCTGATGATCGTTGGGGATTCTTCCCATCATTTGCTGCAGCTTGGAGCATTCATAAAGAAGATTTTATGGAAGATTCTTTCTTTAATGAATTAAAATTACGTGTTGGTTATGGTGAAATAGGTAATATTAATGGTTTAGGTGATTATCAGTTTTTAACTAGGTATCAAGGTAGTACAGATACTGCTAACTATCAATTCGGAAACTCTTTTTACCAAACATTTAGACCAGAACCAATTAATACAGATTTACGTTGGGAAGTTGGAAGAACTTTAAATCTTGGTGTAGACTTTGCTTTTCTTGATAGAAGAATTACAGGTTCTGTAAATGCTTATTTAAAAGAAACAAACGATCTTATTGCTAGTTCTATTGTAGATCCTTTTACAAATTTTGGAAACAGAATTAACGCCAACATTGGTAATATGGAAAATAGAGGTTTAGAGTTTAACTTAAACACAACCCCTATTAGAACAGATAATTTTGAATGGACAGTAGACTATAACATTTCATTAAATGATAATAAAATCACCAAATTATCTGCAGACCAACCACAAGGAGGAATCTCTACAGGTGTTGGTAATAATGTACAAGTACATAGAGAAGGTGAAACTGCAAATAGTTTCTTAGTTTTTCAACAAGTATACGGTGCCAATGGAAAACCTTTAGAAGGCGTATTTGTTGATAGAAATAACGACAATATGATTAATGATGATGATAAATACATTAATGAAGACCCTTTTGGAGATGTTTTAATGGGCTTTAACACAGGTGCTAGTTACAAAAACTGGGATGTATCTATACAAACTAGAGCAAGTTTTGGTAACTATATGTATAATGATGTTGCTGCGAATAAAGGTGTTGAAAAAAACGCTACAAACAACAGCATATTATCTAATTTACATGCAGATTACTACAATAGTGGTTTTACAGTTATTAATGATAGAACGGCTTTAAGTGATCATTTTGTACAAGACGCTTCTTTCTTTAAAATTGATAATATATCACTTGGTTATACTTTAGACAAGATAGAAAACACAACGTTTCGTTTTTATGGATCATTACAAAATGTTTTAACAATAACCGATTATGATGGTTTAGATCCAGAAATTAACTTAGGAATCGATAATGATTTTTACCCAAGACCTAGATCTTTTGTATTAGGCGTAAACGTTAACTTTTAA
- a CDS encoding LacI family DNA-binding transcriptional regulator, producing MKQKITIKTIAKELGVSTSTVSKALKDSHEISKETKEKIQAYADYYNYKPNSLALQLRNQKTKVIGVILPKIVHHFFSTVIMGIEEGAIEKGYHIMVCFSNESYKKEVETLKVLSNGSVDGLIVSIASGTLENKDFKHFGDLVAEEIPLVLIDRVVDEILCDKVVVDDVGAGYKATKHLLENGRKKIALITTPKHVNVGALRRQGYEKALIEAYIKTDSNLILEIDEEADISDQIEKVFEQDIDAVFAVNEIYAAKAMRAAKQKGHKIPEDFSVIGFTDGLISRYSSPSITTIAQHGFVMGKQAVELLIERIEKESEVFKPKKIVISSDLKLRESTKPSS from the coding sequence ATGAAGCAAAAAATTACTATAAAAACAATTGCGAAAGAATTAGGAGTTTCTACGTCTACCGTATCAAAAGCTTTAAAGGACAGTCATGAAATTAGTAAAGAGACTAAAGAAAAAATTCAAGCTTATGCAGATTACTATAATTACAAACCTAATAGTTTAGCGCTTCAACTTCGCAATCAAAAAACAAAAGTAATTGGTGTTATTTTACCTAAAATAGTGCATCATTTTTTCTCTACGGTTATTATGGGGATAGAAGAAGGTGCTATTGAAAAAGGATATCATATTATGGTTTGTTTCTCTAATGAATCTTATAAAAAAGAGGTAGAAACCTTAAAAGTGTTATCAAACGGAAGTGTAGATGGTTTAATTGTTTCGATTGCAAGTGGAACATTAGAAAATAAAGACTTTAAACATTTTGGAGATCTTGTTGCAGAAGAAATTCCGTTGGTCTTAATAGATAGAGTCGTAGATGAAATTTTGTGTGATAAAGTAGTGGTAGATGATGTTGGTGCTGGTTATAAAGCAACGAAGCATTTGTTAGAAAATGGTAGAAAAAAAATTGCGCTAATAACAACACCAAAGCACGTTAATGTTGGAGCTTTAAGAAGGCAAGGTTATGAGAAAGCATTGATAGAAGCCTATATTAAAACAGATTCTAATTTAATCCTTGAAATTGATGAGGAAGCTGATATCTCTGATCAAATAGAAAAAGTATTTGAACAAGATATTGATGCAGTGTTTGCTGTAAATGAAATTTATGCAGCTAAGGCAATGAGAGCAGCAAAACAAAAAGGACATAAAATACCAGAAGATTTTTCTGTAATAGGTTTTACAGATGGTTTAATCTCTAGATATTCTTCACCTTCTATTACAACAATAGCACAGCATGGTTTTGTAATGGGGAAACAAGCAGTTGAACTTTTAATAGAACGAATAGAAAAAGAATCTGAAGTATTTAAACCTAAAAAAATCGTAATTTCTAGCGATTTAAAACTACGAGAATCTACGAAACCGTCGTCGTAG
- a CDS encoding MFS transporter: MEKRKLSFWQIWNMSFGFLGIQMGFALQNANASRILQIFGADVHELSWFWIIAPLMGLIVQPIIGHYSDKTWGKFGRRKPYFLVGAILASIGLVLMPQADIFIAFLPALWVGAGFLMIMDASFNIAMEPFRALVGDNLRTDQRTQGFSVQTALIGFGAVVGSWLPYALHHWFGVSNRTSLGVVPDNLIWSFVIGAAILIISILVTITTTKEYSPEELASFDVDSEEDIEEESSSLMDIFEDFKKMPTTMRQLSWVQFFSWFGLFGMWVFATPAIAQHVYGLPYTDSSSATYQNAGDWVGILFGIYNLVSAFYAFALPYIAKKIGRKRTHSISLIIGGLGLLLIYIMPNENWLIVSMIGIGVAWASILAMPYAILAGSISAKKMGVYMGIFNFFIVVPQIINALIGGPLVKYAYNNEAIFALMISGVSFLIAAALVYKVKDVDDVVQAKL; this comes from the coding sequence ATGGAAAAGCGTAAATTAAGTTTTTGGCAAATCTGGAACATGAGTTTTGGGTTTCTAGGAATACAAATGGGGTTTGCTCTACAAAATGCAAACGCAAGTAGAATTTTACAGATTTTTGGAGCTGATGTTCATGAACTTTCATGGTTTTGGATTATTGCACCATTAATGGGATTAATTGTTCAACCAATTATAGGGCATTATAGCGATAAAACTTGGGGGAAATTCGGTAGAAGAAAACCTTATTTTTTAGTAGGCGCTATTTTAGCTTCTATAGGTTTAGTTTTAATGCCACAAGCCGATATCTTTATTGCTTTCTTACCAGCACTTTGGGTAGGAGCAGGTTTTTTAATGATTATGGATGCTTCTTTTAATATTGCCATGGAGCCTTTTAGGGCGTTAGTTGGTGATAATTTAAGAACAGACCAAAGAACGCAAGGTTTTAGTGTACAAACAGCTTTAATAGGTTTTGGAGCAGTAGTTGGTTCTTGGTTACCGTATGCATTACACCATTGGTTTGGTGTTTCTAATAGAACATCTTTAGGCGTTGTACCAGATAATTTAATTTGGTCATTTGTTATTGGTGCTGCAATTTTAATAATTTCTATTTTAGTTACAATAACCACTACAAAAGAATACTCACCAGAAGAATTAGCAAGTTTTGATGTGGATTCTGAAGAAGATATAGAAGAAGAAAGTTCTAGTTTGATGGATATTTTTGAAGATTTCAAAAAAATGCCAACAACAATGCGTCAATTAAGTTGGGTGCAGTTCTTTTCTTGGTTTGGTCTTTTTGGAATGTGGGTTTTTGCAACCCCTGCAATTGCACAACACGTCTATGGTTTACCTTATACAGACAGTAGCAGTGCTACGTATCAAAATGCAGGAGATTGGGTAGGAATTCTTTTTGGAATTTACAATTTAGTATCAGCATTTTATGCATTTGCATTGCCTTACATCGCAAAGAAAATTGGAAGAAAAAGAACACACTCTATATCATTAATTATTGGTGGTTTAGGATTATTGTTAATTTATATAATGCCTAATGAAAACTGGTTAATAGTTTCTATGATTGGAATTGGAGTAGCTTGGGCTAGTATTTTAGCGATGCCTTATGCAATTTTAGCAGGTTCTATTTCTGCTAAAAAAATGGGTGTTTATATGGGGATTTTTAACTTCTTTATTGTTGTTCCTCAGATAATAAATGCTTTAATTGGTGGGCCATTAGTAAAGTATGCTTATAATAATGAAGCAATATTTGCTCTAATGATAAGTGGTGTTAGTTTTTTAATTGCTGCAGCATTGGTCTATAAAGTAAAAGATGTAGATGATGTTGTACAAGCAAAATTATAA
- the pgmB gene encoding beta-phosphoglucomutase has product MKKGFIFDLDGVIVDTAKYHYLAWKKLANELGFEFTKEQNELFKGVSRKRCLEILLEIGKREATQKEFDTWMIEKNVDYLKYIENMDASEILPDVPKVLAFLKEQNIPIALGSASKNAQPILEKVGLLHYFDAIVDGNNVTKAKPDPEVFLLAAKQLGVNSADCVVFEDAVAGVEAANAAKMISIGIGDKKILSEAVHNFNDFTEISTDFIQQLIDK; this is encoded by the coding sequence ATGAAAAAAGGATTTATATTCGATTTGGATGGGGTTATCGTAGACACTGCGAAATATCATTATTTAGCGTGGAAAAAATTAGCAAACGAATTAGGTTTCGAATTTACCAAAGAACAAAACGAATTATTTAAAGGCGTAAGTAGAAAACGTTGTTTAGAGATTTTGTTAGAAATTGGAAAAAGAGAAGCAACTCAAAAAGAGTTTGATACTTGGATGATCGAAAAAAACGTAGATTATTTAAAGTATATAGAAAATATGGATGCTTCAGAGATTCTTCCTGATGTGCCTAAAGTATTGGCCTTTTTAAAAGAACAAAATATACCAATAGCCTTAGGTTCTGCAAGTAAAAATGCACAACCTATTTTAGAAAAAGTTGGTTTACTACACTATTTTGATGCTATTGTAGACGGAAACAATGTTACAAAAGCAAAACCAGATCCAGAAGTATTTCTTTTGGCAGCAAAACAATTAGGTGTAAATTCAGCTGATTGTGTAGTTTTTGAAGATGCAGTTGCAGGTGTAGAAGCGGCAAATGCAGCAAAAATGATCAGCATTGGTATTGGAGATAAAAAGATACTTTCTGAAGCAGTGCATAATTTTAATGACTTTACTGAAATCAGCACAGATTTTATACAGCAGTTGATTGATAAATAA
- a CDS encoding glycoside hydrolase family 65 protein: MNQDYIIPNEWSIIEEGFNSDKVKSSESLFSIGNGAMGQRANFEENYSGETFQGSYIGGVYYPDKTRVGWWKNGYPEYFAKVLNAPNWIGINVLINDEKLDLNTCKEVSKFKRELNMQEGWLSRSFEAVLQNGIKIKVATKRFLSLELDEIGAISYNITPLKSGAKITYTPYIDAGITNEDTNWDDQFWDVLKVSQNKQQAYIEARTMKTHFYTCTFMESRLFVDNKEVELPCKSEQTSNLISCTYQQEIKENETFTIHKFGGYVVDRDYDKDALVAAAKVALDKAVSFGFDVLLEKQKESWAQIWSMSDITIEGDVKAQQGIRFNIFQLNQTYLGTDASLNIGPKGFTGEKYGGSTYWDTEAYCIPFYMATKDQAVARTLLEYRYNHLDKAIENAEKLGFTNGAALYPMVTMNGEECHNEWEITFEEIHRNGAIAFAIYNYHRFTDDYSYIPEKGLEVLIAIARFWQQRATFSSDKNKFMILGVTGPNEYENNINNNFYTNYIAKWCINYALENIEIVKTDHISDYIRIKEKVNFSDEELAKWKSVADDMYFPYSEKHNVYLQQDGFLDKELITVADLDKSQRPINQKWSWDRILRSPYIKQADTLQGFYMFEDDFSTEELERHFDFYEPYTVHESSLSPCVHSIQAAKLDRMDQAYTFYLRTSRLDLDDYNHEVEEGLHITSMAGTWMSIVEGFGGMRVQNNTLSFSPKIPKGWKAYSFKVNFRHQVITVNVSQTGTEFTLEGKEAIDILVDGKQVIVSPSK; the protein is encoded by the coding sequence ATGAATCAAGATTACATCATACCAAACGAATGGTCTATTATAGAAGAAGGCTTTAATTCAGACAAAGTAAAATCATCAGAAAGCTTGTTCAGTATTGGTAATGGCGCCATGGGACAAAGAGCTAATTTTGAAGAAAATTATTCAGGAGAAACTTTTCAAGGAAGTTATATTGGTGGTGTTTATTACCCAGATAAAACTAGAGTTGGGTGGTGGAAAAATGGATATCCAGAATATTTTGCAAAAGTATTAAATGCACCAAATTGGATTGGTATTAACGTATTGATCAACGATGAGAAATTAGATTTAAACACTTGTAAAGAGGTTTCTAAATTTAAAAGAGAACTCAACATGCAAGAAGGTTGGTTGTCTAGAAGTTTTGAAGCTGTTTTGCAAAACGGAATCAAGATTAAAGTAGCTACAAAGCGTTTTTTAAGTTTAGAGTTAGATGAAATTGGAGCCATTAGTTATAATATAACTCCATTAAAATCAGGTGCTAAAATAACGTATACTCCTTATATCGATGCAGGAATTACCAATGAAGATACTAATTGGGATGATCAGTTCTGGGATGTCTTAAAAGTATCTCAAAATAAGCAACAAGCTTACATTGAGGCAAGAACCATGAAAACACATTTTTATACATGTACTTTTATGGAGTCTCGTTTGTTTGTAGACAATAAAGAAGTAGAGTTACCTTGTAAAAGCGAGCAAACTTCAAATTTAATTTCTTGCACATATCAACAAGAAATTAAAGAAAATGAAACATTTACCATCCATAAATTTGGTGGTTATGTGGTTGATAGAGATTATGATAAAGACGCATTAGTTGCTGCTGCAAAGGTAGCTTTAGATAAAGCTGTAAGTTTTGGTTTTGATGTTTTATTAGAGAAACAAAAGGAATCTTGGGCACAAATATGGAGTATGAGTGACATTACCATAGAAGGTGATGTAAAAGCACAACAAGGAATCCGTTTTAATATTTTTCAATTAAACCAAACGTATTTAGGTACAGATGCTAGTTTAAATATAGGACCAAAAGGTTTTACAGGAGAAAAATATGGAGGAAGTACTTATTGGGATACCGAAGCATATTGTATTCCTTTTTACATGGCAACCAAAGACCAAGCTGTAGCAAGAACGTTGTTAGAATACAGATACAATCATTTAGACAAAGCTATTGAAAATGCAGAGAAGTTAGGTTTTACAAACGGAGCAGCATTGTACCCAATGGTTACCATGAATGGTGAGGAGTGCCATAACGAGTGGGAAATTACTTTTGAAGAAATTCATAGAAATGGTGCCATCGCTTTTGCCATTTATAACTATCACCGTTTTACCGACGATTATTCTTACATTCCAGAAAAAGGATTGGAAGTTCTAATTGCCATTGCACGTTTTTGGCAACAAAGAGCTACTTTTTCTTCAGATAAAAACAAGTTTATGATTTTGGGTGTTACAGGTCCAAATGAATATGAGAATAACATCAACAATAACTTTTACACTAACTACATTGCAAAATGGTGTATTAATTATGCTTTAGAAAATATTGAAATTGTAAAAACAGACCATATTTCAGATTACATCAGAATTAAAGAAAAGGTAAATTTCTCTGATGAAGAATTGGCAAAATGGAAAAGTGTTGCAGATGATATGTATTTTCCATATTCAGAAAAACACAATGTGTACTTACAACAAGATGGTTTCTTAGATAAAGAATTAATAACAGTTGCCGATTTAGATAAAAGTCAGAGACCGATTAACCAAAAATGGAGTTGGGACAGAATTTTACGTTCGCCGTACATAAAACAAGCAGATACTTTACAAGGTTTTTATATGTTCGAAGATGATTTTTCTACAGAAGAATTAGAGCGTCATTTCGATTTTTATGAGCCATATACAGTACACGAAAGTTCATTATCTCCTTGTGTGCATAGTATTCAGGCTGCAAAGTTAGATAGAATGGATCAGGCATATACGTTCTATTTACGTACTTCTCGTTTAGATTTAGACGATTATAATCACGAAGTAGAAGAAGGATTGCATATTACTTCTATGGCAGGAACTTGGATGAGTATTGTAGAAGGTTTTGGAGGAATGAGAGTGCAAAATAATACCCTTTCTTTTTCGCCAAAGATTCCTAAAGGATGGAAAGCTTATTCATTTAAAGTGAATTTTAGACATCAAGTTATTACAGTAAATGTTTCTCAAACAGGAACAGAATTTACATTGGAAGGAAAAGAAGCAATTGATATTTTAGTTGATGGAAAACAAGTAATTGTATCACCAAGTAAATAA
- a CDS encoding glycoside hydrolase family 13 protein — translation MKNLFLIFVIVFLFSCQKREQNKMEVTKEITAVINEIERVEPPNWFVGFKDTSLQLLVKEENIGDAIPSISYEGVTLEKVNKARSNNYLFIDLKIYASTKAGKFNIDFTFTDGTKKTHTYELKLRDKKSDDFIGFNSSDAIYLITPDRFANGDDSNNINAALKETDIDRSDNYKRHGGDIQGIINHIDYISDLGFTTVWPTPVLLNDMAESSYHGYAITDYYKVDSRFGNLSEYKELADKLRKKDMKLIMDQVANHCGIGHWWMEDLPFGNWLNNQKNYEENIDNWNNETNIGSNHRRTTNQDIYVSKADLKGNNEGWFTPAMPDLNQRNPFLAKYIIQNSIWWIETLGLGGIRQDTYPYPDKNFMSDWAGAIMHEYPNFSIVGEEWSYNPLIVGYWQKGANNRDGYESNLKSPMDFPMQKFIVEGINEEESWDKGLIKLYEGLANDFHYASPKDVFIFLDNHDKTRVFTELWEDTSKVKMGLSYMLTLPRIPQIYYGTEILMNDSANPGDHGLIRSDFPGGFKDDAVNAFTGEGLNEYQKDMQSFVTKVLNYRKESKAIHDGKTIHFAPFMGTYFLFRTKDDETVVNIINKNDQPITIDLKRFEEVGLEGKTLKNIITGDTFIWGNEIHLSEKGSVLLTTKI, via the coding sequence ATGAAAAACTTATTCTTAATTTTTGTTATTGTATTTTTGTTTTCATGCCAAAAAAGAGAACAAAATAAAATGGAGGTTACTAAGGAAATTACAGCAGTAATAAACGAAATTGAAAGAGTAGAACCACCAAATTGGTTTGTAGGTTTTAAGGATACTTCGTTGCAATTATTAGTAAAAGAAGAAAATATTGGTGATGCAATACCTTCTATTTCTTATGAAGGAGTTACTCTCGAAAAAGTGAACAAAGCTAGAAGTAATAATTATCTATTTATTGATTTAAAAATTTATGCGTCTACAAAAGCAGGGAAATTTAATATCGATTTTACTTTTACGGATGGCACAAAAAAAACACATACTTACGAGTTAAAATTAAGAGATAAAAAGTCGGACGATTTTATAGGTTTTAACAGTTCTGATGCTATTTATTTAATTACTCCAGATCGCTTTGCAAACGGAGATGATTCTAATAACATCAATGCAGCATTAAAAGAAACAGATATAGACCGTTCTGATAATTACAAGCGTCATGGAGGCGATATACAAGGAATTATAAATCACATAGATTATATTTCAGACCTTGGTTTTACAACTGTTTGGCCAACGCCTGTACTTTTAAATGATATGGCAGAAAGTTCGTATCATGGCTATGCAATTACAGATTATTATAAAGTAGATTCTCGTTTCGGAAATTTATCAGAATATAAAGAGTTAGCTGATAAATTAAGAAAAAAAGACATGAAATTAATCATGGACCAAGTTGCCAATCATTGTGGTATTGGACATTGGTGGATGGAAGACTTACCTTTTGGTAATTGGTTAAACAATCAAAAAAATTATGAAGAGAATATTGATAATTGGAACAATGAAACCAATATTGGGTCTAACCATAGAAGAACTACAAATCAAGATATATACGTATCAAAAGCAGATTTAAAAGGAAATAATGAAGGATGGTTTACACCTGCAATGCCAGACTTAAATCAGCGAAATCCGTTTCTAGCAAAATACATTATTCAAAATAGTATTTGGTGGATAGAAACCTTGGGTTTAGGAGGTATTCGACAAGATACATATCCATACCCAGATAAAAACTTTATGAGTGATTGGGCAGGAGCTATTATGCATGAATATCCTAATTTTTCTATTGTTGGGGAAGAGTGGAGTTACAATCCGTTAATTGTTGGTTATTGGCAAAAAGGGGCTAATAATAGAGATGGTTATGAATCTAACTTAAAATCTCCCATGGATTTCCCAATGCAAAAATTTATTGTAGAAGGCATCAATGAAGAAGAGTCTTGGGACAAAGGTTTGATAAAACTATATGAAGGTTTAGCCAATGATTTTCATTATGCATCGCCAAAAGATGTGTTTATCTTTTTAGATAATCATGATAAAACAAGGGTTTTTACCGAGCTTTGGGAAGATACCTCAAAAGTAAAAATGGGGTTGAGTTATATGTTAACTTTACCTAGAATTCCTCAAATTTATTACGGTACAGAAATTTTAATGAATGATTCTGCAAACCCTGGAGATCATGGTTTAATACGAAGTGACTTTCCAGGAGGTTTTAAGGATGATGCTGTAAATGCTTTTACGGGTGAAGGATTAAATGAATACCAAAAAGACATGCAATCTTTTGTAACAAAGGTTTTGAATTATCGAAAAGAGAGTAAAGCAATTCATGATGGTAAAACCATTCATTTTGCTCCTTTTATGGGAACTTATTTCTTGTTTAGAACAAAGGATGATGAAACGGTTGTAAATATTATCAATAAAAATGACCAACCAATTACAATAGATTTAAAGCGATTTGAAGAGGTTGGATTAGAGGGGAAAACCTTAAAAAACATTATTACGGGCGATACTTTTATTTGGGGAAATGAAATTCATTTATCTGAAAAAGGTAGTGTTCTTTTAACAACAAAAATATAG